From Petrotoga miotherma DSM 10691, one genomic window encodes:
- a CDS encoding ABC transporter permease subunit → MIKSAKIDGASELKIFWRIIIPLSQPVIAALAVLSFTWRWNDYIWPLLVVSSPKYMTLQLGLALFSDEHTVQWGSLLAMTTLSLNFPIPESSLTANKDKGISKKIGLKPLFFGAGLNSL, encoded by the coding sequence GTGATAAAAAGTGCTAAAATCGATGGAGCAAGCGAACTAAAAATATTTTGGAGGATCATAATACCTTTATCTCAACCTGTAATAGCTGCCTTAGCTGTGTTATCGTTTACTTGGAGATGGAACGATTATATTTGGCCTTTGTTAGTTGTTAGCTCACCAAAATATATGACCCTTCAGCTTGGATTGGCATTATTCTCAGATGAGCATACCGTACAATGGGGATCTCTTTTGGCAATGACAACACTCTCTTTAAACTTCCCCATACCTGAAAGCAGTCTCACGGCAAATAAGGACAAGGGGATTTCAAAGAAGATTGGCTTAAAACCCTTATTCTTTGGGGCTGGTTTAAACAGCCTCTAG